GCCGCGGCGGAGACCCTTCTTATGCGATCAACCTCCATCACTGAGGAGAAAGTCAGGCGGCTGCCCGCGGTCTTTCTGGACCGAGATGGTACGATTAATGAAGAAATAGGACCGATTCAACGCCCGGACCTGATGAGGCCGATTCCAGGGGCGGCAGAGGGATTGAAACGTCTTGGCGAGGCAGGGTACCTGCGGATCGTCGTCAGCAACCAAGCGCGAGTGGCCCGAGGGGACGCAACGGAAGAGCTGGTTGAAGCGAGCCATCAGGCACTTCTGCGGCTACTCGGAGCGGATGGAGGAGAGGTAGATGCCTTCTACTACTGCCCTCATCACCCCCTGGAAGGGCGCTTCCCGTACAGACGGGTCTGCTTGTGCCGCAAACCGGCTCCCGGGTTGGTTCAGCAGGCGGCTTTTGAACAGCAGGTAGACATGGATCGGTCGTACGTCGTGGGGGATAAGGTGAGCGACATGCTGCTGGCGGATCGGTTAGGTCTCCCTTCGGTGCTGGTACTGACCGGCTATGGGCGAGCGTCGCTGGATTGCCTGAATTCGTCTGGAGGTCCGCTGCCCGCCCATACGGCCGCAGACCTGCGGGGCGCCGCTGAGTGGATTATACGCAGACGAATTTTGGGATGACCGCCTTGTTGTGGAATGCTGCTGTGCCGATGGAACAGGTGCAGCGAATCCTTATCATTAAGCCGAGCTCCATCGGCGATGTGGTGAATGCGCTGCCGTTTCTTAGCTCGCTCAGGCAGCGGTACCCTGATCGACATATCGCATGGCTGATAGAGGAGGAGGCGGCAGAACTGCTGCTGGGTCATCCCCTGCTGGATCAGGTCATTGTTTCAGGCCGCAGGAGATGGGGACGGCAGATACGGACACCCTTCCGCTGGGCGGCGGCGCTGCGAGAGATCGCTGCGCTGGTCGCTGAACTCCGTCAGGGTCGGTATGATCTCGTTGTCGATCTACAAGGACTGCTGAAGAGCGCCCTCATGGTAGTGTGTGTCGGCGCGCAGTATCGGGTCGGTCTCACTGGGGCTCGCGAGGGGAGCGAGCGCGTGTTGACTCACGTGGTGCCGCTTCCGCCAGGGCCGCTACATGCCGTAGATCGGTATCTGGAGGCGGCCAGGTTCTTGGGGGCGGACCCACTATCGAAGGCATTTGTATTTCCCTCCGGATCAGAAGACGAGGCAAGGGCTGAGGCGCTCCTGGCTGAGGCAGAGGTACGGCCGGATACTTTGGTAGTCGCCCTGAATCCTCACGCGCGTTGGCGGACAAAACTCTGGGAAGAGGAGCGGTTCGCGCGTTTAGGGGAAATGTTGGCACAGCGACATGGGGCCAAAATACTCCTGATCGGGTCCTCCTCGGACCTTCCGTCGGCCAGGCGTGTAGCAAGCCGGATGAACCCCGCCCCGCTCGTGGCGGCAGGCCGGACAGATCTCACGCTCCTGATCGCCCTCCTGAAGCGAATCGATCTTCTGGTGACGGTGGATTCCGGTCCCATGCATTTGGCGGCGGCGCTCCAAACCCCCCTCGTCGCGCTCTTTGGCCCAACCGACCCACGCCTCATCGGTCCCTACGATGGCGACTTATCCACCGGCCAGACAGGTGGGGTCGTGCTCCGTGCCCCTCTTCCCTGCAGTCCCTGCTCCAAGCGGTGGTGCCGGATTGACGCGGATCGTCTCTGCATGCGCTCGATCTCTGTCGAGGAGGTGGCGGAAGCCGCCTCTGCACTCCTGACCACAGGTGCAACATGTCGAACAGGTCGCAATCTTTCGTCATCAGAACCGCGAGGTTGATCGAGTCCTCCAGAAAAAGCGATAATTGATTGATCGATTCTGTTTTACGAAGTCACGACTCAAGTATTTAGGCTGAAGACCAAAGATTATATATTATCTTGCAAGGCACGAATCGAGCCATTTACGCTCTTCTTGGTTCCTGTTCCAAAAAGCCTTCAGTCTTTAGCCTATGTACCTGCCGAAAGGGCGAATTCCCTTGACAAGTGTGGATCAGCTCGATTATTGTTTTCGGGGCTTCGTGCGATAGATACCCTGGAAAAGGGGACGGCCAGGCGTGACCGCGTACATGGTGAACGCTAGATGCGATGATGGAGTGAGCCGTACCAATGACGCATAGACAATCAGGACTCTCAGGAGATAACGGTTGGCGCCCAATTGGCTTGATTGTCGCCGGTGTTGCCTGTCTGGGGTTTGTGGCATCCGGAGCGGTAAGAACTGCGAATGCCGCCCCATTGGCCTATGTGACGAATTCCGCCTCGGCCAGTGTCTCTGTCATTAACACCGTTACAAAGACTGTTCTAAGCAATATTTCAGTCGGACTAACGCCCGAGCAGATCGCCATCACGCCGAACGGCGCTCGTGCCTACGTCACCAACTCCGGCTCCAACACCGTCTCGGTCATCGACACCGGCGGTAACGCCGTAGTCGGTAGCCCAATCTCGGTAGGATCCAATCCGGTCGGTATCGCCATCACGCCGAACGGCGCTCGTGCCTACGTCACCAACTCCGGCTCCAACACCGTCTCCGTCATCGACACCGCCGGTAACGCCGTGGTCGGTAGCCCGATCCCGGTGGGGTCAA
The genomic region above belongs to Candidatus Methylomirabilis tolerans and contains:
- a CDS encoding glycosyltransferase family 9 protein is translated as MTALLWNAAVPMEQVQRILIIKPSSIGDVVNALPFLSSLRQRYPDRHIAWLIEEEAAELLLGHPLLDQVIVSGRRRWGRQIRTPFRWAAALREIAALVAELRQGRYDLVVDLQGLLKSALMVVCVGAQYRVGLTGAREGSERVLTHVVPLPPGPLHAVDRYLEAARFLGADPLSKAFVFPSGSEDEARAEALLAEAEVRPDTLVVALNPHARWRTKLWEEERFARLGEMLAQRHGAKILLIGSSSDLPSARRVASRMNPAPLVAAGRTDLTLLIALLKRIDLLVTVDSGPMHLAAALQTPLVALFGPTDPRLIGPYDGDLSTGQTGGVVLRAPLPCSPCSKRWCRIDADRLCMRSISVEEVAEAASALLTTGATCRTGRNLSSSEPRG